CAGTAAGGATGGTCATATTCCTCAGGCTTGGGTCATTCTGGGGTGACTATGGAGGGAACTGAGCCgagaggaaaatgtggaaacCTTAATTAAACTGCACACAAGGGAATATTCAAAAGTAAATGGTGAAGTTACTTTACATTGTAGTCTTGTAGGCAAATAGTTGGATGTAAAACACAGTAGAAATATCTATACTGACATTAGTATAACAGTAACATCCAAGATAGTGCTTTAATTCCTTGATattgaaattacattttttgagCTTCTATGTATAATCCATCTAGCTTGAACATGGAGAATTGGTAGGcattttcctgtggattttttgCAAACATCATGCAATGTTTCTGGCTTAAAAGCTGCAGAATAATTATCTGTGATAACATTCTCTCTTGATTGCTTATCATAGAGACCAGCTTTTCTCGTTTTTGATTTCTAGGGTCACAGTGACAGCAATGTGCAACATGGACTTCAGCCATTTCCCCTTGGACTCTCAGACATGTTCTCTGGAGCTGGAAAGCTGTAAGTTGTATCCGTGTTTCTAGATAGATGTTCTCCATGACTGGCTGCACAAACATTTCACTGGACATGTTTCAGAATGCTGTCTATTTTAGAGCTTGAAATAATAGCTCATCACAGTTACTAGGAGTCCTGTTGGCTCAGCAGTATTATGATCTAGTCCTTGTGCTGCAAGACCAGAATTTGCAAGGAAAACATCCTATGACATAATCCTGATCCTGCAAACACTGTGGTCTGGGCTCAGCTTCTTTGGTGGAGAAAGCAATGTGAACACTAGGATTTTTTTGTAGACTTTCTCCAGTGTATGGCAAGACTAATATCTGGTTGTTTTGAGATCCCCCCAGCTATTTAACTGAATGCTTCTCTGCaaaaatcagaatcagaatcagagGATAATTTTCACTGACCTTGAGGTCAGCTGCTCCAATaccctgctgagagcagggagtTTTTCATTATGGGTTGCTTGGAGCTGTGTCCAGCTGGGTTTTGAGCAAGGTAATTCAGGCTCCACAACTTTTCTCTGCAACATGCTCAAATATTTGATAGCCCTGatcctgaaaatatttccttttatcttCTTGGGAACAATCCTTTGCTGAGGCTTGCAGCCTTTGCCTCTTGTCCTTTCGTTCTCCATTTTGTCAAAGCATTGGGAAAAGGCTGCTGCCACCCGCTCCATGAGggtcagcagggcagcagctggaccCCACCACAGACTGCTCTTCTCCCACCACAGACTGCTCTTCTCCCTCCACAGACTGCTCTTCTCCCAGCTGAACAAGTTCCCCCAGCCTCTTGTCCCTAAGTCATGTCCTCCTGTCTGTGATGACCTTAATAACCCTCTTCTCATTTCCCAATCCTGTTACTTAGTGAACAAATCCTCTATGTTCTTCATTTATAGTTTTaacatatttattttgcttctcacCTGTCCCTTTCGCTTTTATCATTCTAAGACTGTTTGAAGTGTCCACGCTTCCTCCTTCCTCTAAATTAAGGTGTTTTACCCATTATTATTTCCTGAGCTATTATCTGTTTTTAGTCTGTGATGTTCAGAAGAGTACCATTCTAAATGTCATTTCAATGTGAAGTAAAAAAAGGATTTGTTTTCTTGAATCTTGAAttcagatttttgttgttgtcacAGTATATTATATGACAAGATCTTTTGAACCCTTAGTTGTTGGCAAATTTACCTGTGGCATTAGTTCATGGCAAAGACTGGATGTATTAACTTTTGTTGGACCTCTAAGCTAAAGTCACATCACATTggatttcttctttcccttaGATGCTTACACTGATGAAGATCTGATGCTGtattggaaaaatgggaatgaatctctgaaaactgatgaaaaaattTCTTTGTCTCAGTTTTTGATACAAAAGTTCCACACCACATCAAGACTGGCTTTCTACAGTAGCACAGGTATTGGCCTTTTCTGATGAGATACTATTGCTTAACCTACTACTGTATTAACTTCTTTTGAGGGGGCTCTTGGGATTATGTCACTGAAGTGTAGGCTCCACAGTCTGTTTGAAAACTCAGTTTCTTGTTTTACaagttttagaaagaaaagaaccaAAGAAAGGTCTTGTCTCTCTGTACCTGCTGTCCAGGCTGGTCTCACTGATTCTggctctcctcctctctccaaGGTTGGTACAATCGCCTCTATATAAACTTCACCTTACGCCGACACatcttcttcttcctgctccaAACCTACTTCCCTGCCACTCTCATGGTCATGCTGTCCTGGGTGTCCTTCTGGATCGACCGACGAGCAGTTCCTGCCAGAGTCTCTTTGGGTGAGAACAACTGCAACAAGCCGTGGCTGTGTGAAAAGCTTTGTGGCAGGAAAGGGAACTGTTCCTTTTGATGGTTGAAGATATTGTGCAAGCAATTCTAGTTTTAACTGATGATTAATACAATGGATAACTTGCACCTTGTCTTGAGTCCTTCATCATTTAGCAGTCTTCCTCACCTATATGTAGCTCAGGACAGAAAGTGGTGTGGTCTTAAAAATGAAGCTGTAACACAGAATGGTACAGCTAGGAAACAGGCATCCTTGTCACCACTGGTCTGAGCAGACCTGATCTTAGGATTAGGTGTGTAAAAATACGTTTTAACAGCATTGTGTTTAAACCCTGGAGTTTAAGGAGGGAGTTAAATGCTGTTTGTTAAATGCAAAATGTTGACTGCTCCATTGCTCCTCAAAACTCAGCCCATCATAAGCACAAAAATGTAGGCAGGACAACAATTCTGCATTAGCTGAAGAGCTACTTTACACATATTCGTCTTATACTGAACATCTTTCAGAGCATCATGTAGGCcataatttctgtttctctagAGACAAAACCCCTCATGGATTGTATCAGTCAAtaacatttctttctcttgatTCTCTCCAGGGATAACCACTGTGCTGACCATGTCCACAATCATCACTGGGGTGAATGCCTCCATGCCTCGTGTTTCCTACATCAAAGCAGTGGACATTTACCTGTGGGtcagttttgtgtttgttttcctctcgGTGCTGGAATACGCAGCTGTGAATTACCTGACAACAGTGCAAGAGCGGAAGGAGAGGAAACTGCGGGAGAGGGTGAGGAACACTTTTGTCAtccacttattttttttttcccccttacaGCTGATCTGGTCTTTATATTGACTGTCTGTTAATGGGAAATAATTGACAACCATGTGTGTAATTGGGTCTGTTTAGACCACTCCACCTCAGGCTGAATTGCTGACACAGAAAAACAGGATTTGATCGGCAAGAGGGGAAAGTATAAAATCTGatgctttgctgcagctgccacaatTCTTGTTTAGTAAGCTAAAGGTCTTATTTGGTGCAAATTAGTTTCCTTCCTCTACAGGTAACATTATTCTGGAAACTGGATTTAATGGATGTAATAGTGGAGGTGTTTCCCATCACCAAGCACAAACAACAGTCAGCCAAGTTTATGCTTGTACTTAATGTGCTATAAAAGGTCTtatcctgcatccctggagtgTTTCAAGACTTGATACATCCTGACCATCTTGGCCCTGCTATGAGCAGGACATAGTACTAGAGATGCCCTCAAGTCCTTTCCAGCTTGAGGTATCTTACAGAGCTCTAGGCTCTTCTTTGTGGTTAAACAAAGCACCATTGCCTTTTGAACACTAAGGCTTGGAGCCAAACTTTTTTCAGTCACTGTTTTTTTCAGtcaaatttttcagtttttttcatttttttgtgctCAGTTTTTTCCATACACCCAGGACATCACCATGTTTTATGATTGCTTTCTTCCTGGTAGGAACTCACCATGTTAGTCTACTGGTAACCTACTGTCTATGACTCCTGGAGAAATTTGTATAACCTTGTTGGAAATGCCAATGCAGACATCATCTTTCATACAATTTAAGCATGCTATCTCCCTCTATGAACTACCCTTTTAGATTTGCAtgtccttctctttcccttccttttctccccatgACTTTCTTGAAGAACAGCACAAGCCCCATAACAGCCCAGCACCTTTCCTAGTTGGCATACcataaaaaatgtaattagatacatttaaaaaacagttaGATAAATTTACCAGACTCCTGTGGTGAAATTTTACCTCTCTTCAAGGCCATCTCAGCAGCATTATGATTCTGGAAAGCTGCTTGAACAGCTTCTGAGTATCTTAATTTGTCCATGTCCCTGCAAGCCCCCACCTGGGGCCCAGCAGTTCTCTACAACCCAAGGCAGAGATGCTCTGCGCAAGGAGGTGTCTGACTTGCTGCATGTGAGCAGTGGTCTATGACATTttagccagccctgctcaggcatCCCATGTCCAAAGAATATGATGTCTTAGCAGGTCATGGGAAGTAACAAGAAATATCCTTGCTAAGTTTGACTAGCCTAGAACAAACctatttttttaagatgaaaGCTCTTCTCCTTTATTTTGAACTGTACTAGAGGGATGAAATGAACTTCAGAGGGTTTGTTAATTTTCTGCTAAGTTTTCTGGAATGTTTTGCCACATCCAGTGATGGTACAGCttgttatttatataataaatctGCCCTTGAATTCTATATTCAGCAAACACCTTTTTACTGCACAAGAGAAAATATTGTACTCAGTCTTCAACGTGTGACAATATTATTCTTCAGTAGGGAAACAGGAACCGAGATAATAAATAGCATTATTTGAGGAAGAAGCTCttgaagaagcagaagagacaTTTCTCACAGTAGATGTAGATCTTgtcagccagagctgctcccctaTGAAAGACCCCAAAAGTTCTGGTATGAACATGTAAGGCCTCCCAGAAGAGAGCTCTATGTTATGTCTACATTAAGAAATTGCCAGGGACAAAGACAGGCAGTATCCAAAACTAAACCTTCTCTCCCTGAagatcacaggagcagctgtgaaATGCCTGTGGCAAAGGGTCTGTGGCCCCATGCTTattcccagcccatccctgggaaCTTTTCGATGCTTGCTGGGCTGAGAGAGGCCAGAGACCTTTCTGGCACTTTAATAGTGCTGTCAGCTGCATTCCCATGTCCAAGGAGGCTCTTTGGCAGTCCTTGAATTATTATTGTAGACATAGGATAAAAGTCCAGCAGGATGGAATTACGTAGTGCACCTCTGTGTGTATGTGCCTATGTGAGGATCAGTGCAATTTTAGGTTCTGTGGAGGTGGGTTTCTAGCATGCCAGGCTCCCTTGTCCATAGAGGTGGCTGTCATCACACGTGCATGAAGCCATGGGAACTCTAATTTGACCTGGGGGCTGACAGTAAATCTGCAGAGTTGCTTTGTCTGCTGAGTCCTGCAGCAATTGGATTGTTATTGTAGCTGCTGTCCCTCACAGGCAGCCACCATCTCCTGGACCTGTCAGTTCCTGATAGAGAGCCTGATGTGTAATTCTCCCCTgtggtttttgtgttgtttgctGTTATTCTGGTTTGGGCTGGCATAGAGTTAGTTTCTTTTCagtagctggtacagtgctgtgttttgaattCAGTGTGAGAATAATGTTGTAACACACTAATGTTGTTGCTAAATTGTGTTTATCCTGAGTCAAGGACGTTTTTGTGTCTCATGTTCTGCCAGTAAGAAGGTAAACTAAAAAAGCTGGGAGGGAACATgaccaggacaggtgacccaaatGAGCCAAAGGGATATCCCACACCATAGAACacatttcaattattaaactaTTCTTATCTTGATCTACAAGTTTTACATTTGATTCTTCTCCACAACCTTCTGAAGTTCAGGGCGGAAGGTGGGTTGAGTGAGCGACTGCATGATGCTTATTTGTCAGCTGGGGTTAAATCACAGCAGTCCTTTTTTGGGGAGCTGCactctggttttgttctgttttggtttggttttgttagtTTTGGGGGTGGAGTTTTCAAAGTGTGCCTGCTTAGAATAAAATGTGTCTTAAAACCCAGCTGATCTTCAGCTGTACTCATGGAGTgatcaaaaaaattaaagtaagaCGGTTACTAACTTGACGTGCTTTTCTGAACATGACCTGCTGATACCAAATCTTTTGGTTATGCCAAATCCTTAAGTTGATATTAAGGTTTTCAATAAGCAATGTGATCTGttgtttaaataatttgaaGGAAAACCTTGACTGCAGGGTTTCCAATGGCATCCTGAATATTACATACTgattttatatacatttatatatatagatgtaTTCAGATATGTACATTTGTTTTAGCTGAACATATCCTTGAAAACAAGTTCTTGGAAAACCCACACATCAAAGTTGGTGGAGTATTGGATAAAGAAATTGGTCTGTGGGAAATCAGAGACAGGAACTCCTAACAGCAAGGATATTTTGGAGTCCATTTTCCTTGCATGCAAATACATAATCCATATTCTGGGACAGGAAAACTGAAGGTTTTGAATTGTTGAAGACTGCATTTCCTATTCAAAATTCTATCTGTATGCATTGGAATTTTTTAGTCTTGTGGGTGCTTCTGAAGTCAATACAAGTTTTGCTATTAGCTCCAACTGGGATTTGACATTATGCTTTTAGCTGGTCCTCTGCTTGgtttaaaatcagatttatgAAAAAAGCATGTGTATCTGTAAAACCAGAACTTGGCCCTTTTCTTCCTGTAACATGTACTGGATAAGCCATTTCCACAGATTAAACTGCATCTTATCCATGAATATTTATAAACacaaagaatgaataataagtAGTTTTAAGACAGTAAGGCTAAACAACAGCTACCTAAGACCTTTTGCTTAGACTATATGTCTGCTAAAGCATTTTTCTAATCTTTTCTGAAGCTGTTTTGTCCAAACAGTGGAGATAAAccctgtttcttccttttgaaaacaagcaaaaaaaaaaaaaagacttttttgttcaaagagaaaatatctCAATCAAAATTTTGAACTCAACTGTTTACAAGCTGTCTGTTAATAGAAAGGCATCATTTTGTTTGCTTACATGTTTTTCCAATATTCAGCTATATTTCTTGTTTATGTCTCCAGTTTTCGTGTTCGTGTGGAATACCTCACTCGAAAACTATGATGCTGGATGGAAACTACAGTGAATCTGATGCCAACAGCCTGGCAGGGTACACAAGAAACCAGATggcagcagaagaggaaaaaccagaaaagatgGTTGTGCATCTAGCCATGAGCAATGAATCTAATTCATCAAGGAAGAGAGGCCTGAAGGGCCAAGTGGGCTTGCGCATCATCCAGAACACTCATGCAATTGATAAATATTCAAGGTTAATATTCCCAGGCAcctatatattttttaatttgatatATTGGTCTGTCTTTAGCTAAGCATGCTGGCACTTCTGAATCAGAAGATGTCTAGAAAACACTGTTTTGttggtacttttttttttggtctaatCTGGACACAAAACTAGAAACCTGATTATTGTATTGCTTCTTTGAAGTGTAAATGGGAGGACACATCCCCCAGGAGGCAATTGCATGTGCAGGCCTCATGGAGGAACTCTCTGTGCTGGTTGGTTTCCAGCCCACCCCCTGATCCTGTGTGCTTTATGACACATGACATTTCTCATACTTGAAAATACGTGTCCACCATACAGCCAAAAGTGCTGGATGCTCATTTGGGGCTGGCCACACTGGTGGTGCCTGCTGTGCAATGGACAACCAAAGACAAGGCTCATGTGAGCTctaaagaattaaataaatgcaaCTTGTGTGGGGAGGTCTGGACAGTGCTTCTCCAGTAAGGAGACTGAGTACTTTCCTTTACTTTTgagaaaattactttgttttttctttggcaTATAAACATAactttttcccattgttttgtGAAGAACACCTCCTTTTAGGGTacagattttgctttctgtctGGACAGAACCTTCATCAGTACCACTAGGACAGCTTGCCAGCCAGGATCAGCTGGGCTGGTTACAGAGCACAGGTGGGATGTTTgagtcagggtttttttctagaTTACAAAGTGCAGCCCACAGACAAACTGTAAATCCCAATGTGCCTCTCCCAGTCAACACAATGCCCTTCTGTTCAAGTATTTGGGATCAAAAGGGATGCATGTTTGCCAGAACCTCTCTGCAGAAACAGAGGCATGTCAGAGATTAAATGGCCAGGGATAACACTGTGGGTCTAAGGTTGATGTAAGTCCTTTGAAGCTGCTGCACAGCATTGTAACACGCTTATGTGCTTGGCAGTTCTTTTCCTATCCTGtgatatttccttttcctttgctaaCAACACTGACAGCAAAACCCAAATGCAGAAACATGATAGCAACACAACAGCAATGCTCAGGTCTGTGTGCTccttattttaagaaaacaccATGACTTTTTGGCTGTCGTGGAGATTATGTATATCAAAACACTTGTTTACCAAGCTGAAGCTGCGCAGTGGGGGCAGAGCTTGACATGTGAAGAGCCAGGACTGAGGttagaataaagaaaaagcaaacaaaaatactgCTGTAACCATAATTATTTGTCAACACATGAAATTTTCTGCTTACATAGCAGGAATTCTTACATCCTAAATCTCAGGGGATGCAGAAAGTAGCAGAGAATTGTCAACTCTTGGCTGTCAGCCATACCCAGGTTTTCCCTTGTGCCTCAAATATTACTGCCTAAGTCAAGCTGATTTAGAGGAAACAAAATTTGATGAGAGAAGTTAAAATTAACAACTATGCTCCTCTTTAATCAGCCATGTTAATAACTGACATGAATGGAGTTCTGTCTGGTCATAAAAGTAAGAAACCACAGCCCTGAAGTTGCTGGCAAGAAGAGGAAGGACAGTGTCTGAGGGGCAGGATGGCCGAGCCTGCCTCTTGTCTCCTGAGCCACCAGGAGAGTGCATTCACCACTCATTGCTCATGGAGCTGAAACCTGGATACTCCTCACGTTGACAGGTGGAGGTCACTACcagaaagacacaaaaaatattaaagaaatagaCCACTCATCTTTTGAGAGGTTAAACGGTTAAACCCTGGGCATAACTTCAGCATTAGGTTAAAGCATTAGTGCATTCTTCAGCATTAGCAGTTTTGAGTGTAAAACAGGAGCTGAtgtcccagctggcagcaggacagctgcagcaaagggaAAGGCAGCCCAACTACAGCATGAAGCCACCAGAGAGTTGAGGGAGTGAGAAGCTTGGTTCCTGTGCCCCTGTTTTGCCAGTCTTTGGGCATTACCCACAGCACATGCCATTTAACCTCGCAGTGCCTCGGCTCCTCCATCTGGGAAGTGAGGAGCACTAGGATTTGCCTACCTCATAATGGGCTCAGCAGGCTTAGATAGCACGTGTGTGGGGCATGCCTATGATTTCTGAGCAGGCCCCCCAGTGGGAATCCAGTTTTGTGTTAGTTACCAGTGAGTTCTTCAAATGCATGCTCTGAACCAGCCCAGCTGGAAGAAAGCAGGTATCTCTCCTGCCTTATGATGCTGTTACAGCTCCCCTGCATTCCAATGATATTAAACCAGGGATAAGTGTAGACAAACAGCCCAAAAGTGAGTGCTGTCATTGAATAATGACTCTTGACATGCAAAACCCAGGAAGCCCTAGTGCTTTACtttgccatttctttttcttacacCTCCTGTTCCCTTAGAAGTTATGTGATGGCAAAGATGTCCTTTAGGTCCTATCATCTTTGTACTAGCATTCCCAGTAGTTTTAATGTCCAATAGGCATCTTTTGGAGAGGATCCCTTactgttattttatttgcatgtgTACATAACTGATAGAAATTGATGTCTGCTTTTGTCAGCCTGTAAAACCATCAAGAGGGTGTTTTTCcactaaagcaaaaaaaaaaaaaatccctcctctATCTTAGGCATTACTTAAGCTCATTGTTAATTGAAGCAGCAAATTAAAAGTATAGATGCAAATAAAGCCAAGTCTTCTCCCTCAGTCAGCATTATgaattgtatttttctgtttattcagAGGAGAGTGGCTAGGCATGAAGTTAGAGCAGATATTTGAAGTGTGGTATTGACAATGTATTTCATCTTTGATTTCCCCTGGATTACAAGGGACTCCATGAGCATTGTCTAACTTCCAGTTGCCAGATCCCAAAACCAGTGTTTTGAGAGAGTGCCTGAAGCTGGGCTTGAATGCTCTTTGATGGATACAACCCAGTTCTCTGAAGCACTGAGCAGATGGACAATGAACCCACTGAAGGAGAGGATTTTCACAAGTGCACAGGAGATTTGGGCAAATTGAGGTTACTGATGAAAATGCCTTCTCTGGACGACTTGGTCCAAttgcaaagagagaaaatgtcaGCCCTGCTCATTCTAGGTTGGCTCCATTGTAATTTTACTTCTAAACAAATAATGTCTTTGAGAAAAAGCAACTGTATAGATATGTGCACATATGTATAATGTGTGTGCAAGCATAATGTATAGCCAAGGAAGACACTGGGATGTGCACCTATGTTCAATAGTGTCCATATGTGAAATTGTAACATATTGTATATAAATTATCATTTATTATGCCCAGAAAACTTACTATGTTGAATGGAAAAAAGGCTCTTATTGTCAGTCAGCGGCCAAGAGATGAGCTATTGGCAAAAATATGGGTTCtcttacattatttttctgaaaaaggagGTATTGAGAAGGATACAAGCAATGTGGATGCTAAACTTGTGCAGTGGGTACAATCCACTGTGCTGATTGCTGTAATCAAACCTGGTAATAAAATAACAGATGGAAAGAGTGGAAAAGAGTCAGTTTCATGGTGTGAactttaaaatgtgattttaattcTGTCTGGAAATCTGTTACCTATAAGCTGATACCCAGGGGCAAAGGATTTGAATAAACACCTCATTTGTAATTGATTTCAAgtaaaaagccattttaaaaGGTGGAAGAACTGTAGTGGAAGCATGTGAGTACTTTGAAGTATGCAAAGCTCTTTGAGAAATGGAGCTGTTAATCACAGTTATAAACTATGAAGACCTTTTGTGAAAACCGCAAACCACAACTGAAGAAAGTTTAATAATTGCTTTACAGTTAATGGCACATTTTCAAAAGAGCAAGTGGCAGGTATGTATCTCAATCTCCATCTGACTACAAATGAGAACTTTGTGCCTTTGAAAACATTGTCTCCACACTTCCCAGTGGAAGATAAAACTGCTCCGAGGTCCCAGTTGCCACATCTCAGCTATTATCCCTAATACAGACTTAGGGAACTAAAATAGATGTGCATGGGTGAGGCTGATGCCTGAACCACTGAATAATGGTTATTGTCTGTCATATTTCCACAGTGGAGAGATTACAGCAAGGTACAGCCTAACTAAGCGAGATACTGCCCTGCTGAAATgtaaaagagcaggaaaattcattttaaaaacagcaagaaTTTAGCactattaaaattaaaatgtaatccAGTCTCACATTAAGCTGATTAATTACTTTGCACAAATGACATTTGAAATAATGTATCAGGGTCATTACTTTCCTGGTCAGAGGAATTATCATTTCAGatgagagagaagggaaattgcGCACAAGCACGGAAAAGGTGCCGCTCTTGTGGAAGGGCAGGAGCAACCACCAGGGGAGCAGGGCCTGCTGTGGAGGCAAGGGTGAGGGCAACCAACTTTCCCAAGTGCCTGGGAATCACACATCACATGTGGCACTCCTTGATTTGGGCACAAATAGGTTATCCTCTGCCAGAAGGGGTGGGATCCCCAGCAGCCTCAAGGCAGCCGTGAGAGGTGGGGCAGTGCAGGCGGTGCAGCCATTCTGGCCAGAGGTTTGGGCTCAGTTCTGGCCAGGTGTGTCAGCAGCTGGTCCTTGGCCAGGGTTTCACACAGGAGCCCCAGGCAAAGTCCCCTCCATACCAGACAGAGAGACATGCCCAactcccaggtgtgcccctgcagcactgAAGAGATGGGGACTGCATGGCATGGAATGtgtgccccagccctccctTTGTAAGGCAGCCAAGGATCAGGACAGTCCTGCACTGCCCACTCCCCCACAGCAAGCAGCAAAGCCCTTAAAAGATAATTTGACAcctgatttttaatatttcctgcCTTTGAGAAAACACTGAACAGTCCTTTTGGCCAGTTGTCCAAACTGGACTTCTTCCACAAGTGTTTTAGGGGTCCCTGACTGTGTATATGTGCAC
Above is a genomic segment from Zonotrichia leucophrys gambelii isolate GWCS_2022_RI chromosome 3, RI_Zleu_2.0, whole genome shotgun sequence containing:
- the LOC135446317 gene encoding gamma-aminobutyric acid receptor subunit rho-2; translated protein: MPYFTKLLLLIFCLVLLVESRRHRRRRWTTHPDVQRASHIFKRNRDLTKAWRGKTEQLLRVDEHDFTMRPAFGGPAIPVGVDVQVESLDSISEVDMDFTMTLYLRHYWKDERLSFPSTNNKSMTFDGRLVKKIWVPDVFFVHSKRSFIHDTTTDNIMLRVFPDGHVLYSMRVTVTAMCNMDFSHFPLDSQTCSLELESYAYTDEDLMLYWKNGNESLKTDEKISLSQFLIQKFHTTSRLAFYSSTGWYNRLYINFTLRRHIFFFLLQTYFPATLMVMLSWVSFWIDRRAVPARVSLGITTVLTMSTIITGVNASMPRVSYIKAVDIYLWVSFVFVFLSVLEYAAVNYLTTVQERKERKLRERFSCSCGIPHSKTMMLDGNYSESDANSLAGYTRNQMAAEEEKPEKMVVHLAMSNESNSSRKRGLKGQVGLRIIQNTHAIDKYSRLIFPGTYIFFNLIYWSVFS